One window of Planctomycetia bacterium genomic DNA carries:
- a CDS encoding M14 family metallopeptidase codes for MNALPSRPRIAFTIVIAGFALTWPGCAGPAASDFVLTAERTDFVRTGDYAEAVASVRAAEQASPWVRVVKMGTTPEGRDMPLVIVSRERAFTSEQAAATGKAIVLINNGIHSGEIEGKDASLQLLREIAITKTHASLLDHVILLIVPIFSIDGHERSSRYNRINQNGPEEMGCRCTAQGYNLNRDFIKADALEMRHWLRMYHAWRPHFWFDTHTTDGADWQYDVTFIAAFGPEAPASIAGWVKDKLHPHLLRTLAEDGHCPQLFFDMRDRLDPSKSIASGFGGFAPRFSTMYGAITNRPSLLVETHMLKPYGTRVRATHQILVRSLELINAEPAKLIDAVRAADEEASAFADPKSDPHVVPLATVGDEKDEGEPVIFKGFAHTMQSSEAAGGSYPKWEPAKPIDVPTKLFTKAVVSESVRPPRGYLIPPQWIDVIAKLELHGLRVTRLKRPLVTNVEVYRFADVHWSERPFEGRHMLSFKTTKSSEMRRYPAGSAVVMLDQPMSRVAVHMLEPDAPDSLVRWGFFDTIFEQKEYFEDYCMAPIADAGLQKDESLRGEFEAWLKENPDKADNVRARLQFFYQRSSYWDENKDVYPIGRYFGLPGDFQE; via the coding sequence ATGAACGCGCTTCCCTCTCGCCCACGGATTGCATTCACAATCGTAATCGCAGGCTTCGCTCTGACATGGCCGGGGTGTGCGGGTCCCGCTGCGTCCGACTTCGTCCTGACCGCCGAGCGCACCGATTTCGTTCGGACGGGCGACTACGCCGAGGCGGTCGCATCCGTGCGCGCGGCCGAGCAGGCATCGCCATGGGTCCGCGTTGTCAAGATGGGGACAACGCCCGAGGGGCGCGACATGCCGCTGGTCATCGTCTCGCGCGAGCGGGCCTTCACGTCGGAGCAGGCCGCGGCCACCGGCAAGGCGATTGTGCTCATCAACAACGGCATCCATTCCGGCGAGATCGAGGGGAAGGACGCGAGCCTCCAGCTTCTGCGCGAGATCGCCATCACCAAGACTCACGCGAGCCTGTTGGATCACGTCATCCTGCTGATTGTCCCGATCTTCAGCATCGATGGCCACGAGCGCAGCAGCCGCTACAACCGCATCAATCAAAACGGACCGGAGGAGATGGGCTGCCGCTGCACGGCGCAGGGTTACAACCTCAATCGCGATTTCATCAAGGCCGACGCGCTGGAGATGCGGCACTGGCTGCGGATGTACCACGCCTGGCGGCCGCATTTCTGGTTTGACACGCACACCACCGACGGGGCGGACTGGCAATACGACGTCACCTTTATCGCCGCCTTCGGACCCGAGGCGCCCGCGTCGATCGCGGGCTGGGTGAAGGACAAGCTCCATCCGCATCTGCTGCGCACGCTCGCCGAGGACGGTCACTGTCCGCAGCTTTTCTTCGACATGCGCGATCGACTCGATCCGTCGAAAAGCATTGCCTCGGGCTTCGGCGGATTCGCCCCGCGATTTTCGACCATGTACGGCGCCATCACCAATCGCCCGTCGCTCCTCGTCGAGACCCACATGCTTAAGCCCTACGGAACGCGCGTCCGGGCGACGCACCAGATACTGGTCCGTTCGCTGGAGTTGATCAACGCCGAGCCCGCGAAGTTGATCGACGCGGTGCGGGCGGCGGATGAGGAGGCGTCCGCGTTTGCTGATCCCAAATCCGATCCTCATGTGGTGCCGCTGGCGACAGTGGGCGACGAGAAGGACGAAGGCGAGCCGGTGATCTTTAAGGGATTCGCTCACACCATGCAGTCGAGCGAAGCGGCGGGGGGGTCGTATCCGAAGTGGGAGCCCGCTAAGCCGATCGACGTACCAACGAAACTCTTTACCAAGGCGGTTGTCAGCGAATCGGTGCGGCCGCCGCGCGGTTATCTCATCCCGCCGCAATGGATTGATGTCATCGCAAAGCTGGAGCTTCACGGGCTTCGAGTGACGCGATTGAAAAGGCCGCTGGTGACGAATGTCGAGGTCTATCGCTTCGCCGACGTTCACTGGTCGGAGAGGCCGTTCGAGGGGCGGCACATGCTCAGCTTCAAGACGACGAAGTCCTCGGAGATGCGGCGCTATCCCGCCGGGTCGGCCGTGGTCATGCTCGATCAGCCGATGTCGCGCGTGGCGGTGCACATGCTGGAGCCGGACGCGCCGGACAGCCTCGTGCGCTGGGGTTTCTTCGACACCATCTTCGAGCAGAAGGAATATTTCGAAGATTACTGCATGGCCCCGATCGCCGATGCGGGGCTGCAAAAGGACGAGTCGCTGCGCGGAGAGTTCGAAGCGTGGCTGAAGGAGAACCCCGACAAGGCGGACAACGTCCGGGCAAGGCTCCAGTTTTTCTACCAGCGTTCGTCGTACTGGGATGAGAACAAGGATGTGTACCCCATCGGGCGCTATTTCGGTTTACCGGGTGATTTTCAAGAGTAA
- the recG gene encoding ATP-dependent DNA helicase RecG produces MGEKRRDSLQHRAAILRNREPVAKDLLRQRPSPAPPRRASGGDQADHSLTRRSAGLPQLSDSVQFLPGVGPRRAGLLAELGIRTILDLIEYFPARHERQESRFIENLELGMTATVIGKIAAVTSRRSRQGPTVSATLLDNTGRCNLTWFRAGWMADRIQRGSVVRATGRVTEYHHLAQLINPKLEVLGEDAAPVDESSPAMLQPVYPASMALPSKTIAKLILDNLPRLLPLIQEYHDPEFLKERKLAGRRWAVETMHRPARDSDLPAARRRIAFDELLAMQLALTVARRSLRSDAKSHVLPCSAEIDRRIRRRFGFNLTPAQDRAIRDIVTDMNRPRPMHRLLQGDVGCGKTVVALYAALVAIANGKQAAIMAPTDLLARQHYESTRRYLVDSRVRFALLTGRLTAAERKAIYAKIDAGELDLLIGTHALIQDSVRLTNLGLAVVDEQHRFGVRQRASIRGKGLDPHYLIMTATPIPRTLAMTVFGDLDITTIDEMPPGRVPIVTRVCPPSEAGTAWDFVRSRIALGEQAYVVYPLVDETDGSQLRDATTEYERLSKSEFAGMRVGLVHGRLENRKREAVMADFVAGRVQVLVSTTVIEVGIDVPQATCMIVEHAERYGLSQLHQLRGRVGRGGARGYCFLMTQSQTAQNERLAVLARTTDGFKIAEEDLRLRGPGELLGTRQHGLPDLRVADLLRDGDLLRLAQRDAAQIIRSDPALASARHAALKAMIRQKFADVVGSLSAG; encoded by the coding sequence CTGGGTGAAAAAAGGCGAGACTCTCTACAGCATCGCGCGGCAATACTACGGAACAGAGAACCAGTGGCGAAAGATCTACTACGCCAACGACCGTCGCCTGCGCCACCCCGACGAGCTTCCGGTGGGGATCAAGCTGATCATTCCCTGACCCGCCGCTCGGCCGGGCTGCCGCAACTATCGGATTCGGTGCAGTTCCTGCCCGGCGTCGGCCCGCGGCGCGCCGGCCTGCTCGCCGAACTCGGCATCCGTACGATTCTCGATCTGATCGAGTATTTCCCCGCCCGCCACGAGCGGCAGGAATCCCGATTCATCGAGAATCTCGAACTCGGCATGACCGCGACGGTCATCGGCAAGATCGCCGCCGTCACGTCGCGTCGCAGCCGTCAGGGGCCCACCGTATCGGCGACCCTCCTCGACAACACCGGTCGCTGCAACCTCACCTGGTTTCGCGCCGGGTGGATGGCCGATCGCATTCAGCGCGGCTCCGTCGTCCGCGCCACCGGCCGGGTGACCGAGTATCACCATCTCGCCCAGCTCATCAATCCGAAGCTCGAAGTCCTCGGCGAAGACGCCGCCCCGGTCGATGAATCGTCGCCGGCGATGCTTCAGCCGGTCTATCCCGCGAGCATGGCATTGCCCAGCAAGACCATCGCCAAGCTCATCCTCGACAACCTGCCGCGCCTGCTGCCGCTCATTCAGGAGTATCACGATCCGGAGTTTCTCAAGGAGCGCAAGCTCGCCGGGCGCCGCTGGGCCGTCGAAACCATGCACCGCCCGGCGCGCGACAGCGACCTCCCCGCCGCGCGCCGGCGCATCGCCTTCGACGAGCTGCTCGCCATGCAGCTCGCCCTGACCGTCGCCCGCCGCAGCCTCCGATCCGACGCAAAGTCGCATGTTCTGCCGTGCAGCGCCGAGATCGACCGCCGCATCCGCCGCAGATTCGGCTTCAACCTCACGCCCGCGCAGGACCGCGCCATTCGCGACATCGTCACGGACATGAATCGCCCCCGACCGATGCACCGATTGCTCCAGGGCGATGTCGGCTGCGGCAAGACCGTCGTCGCCTTGTACGCGGCGCTGGTCGCCATCGCCAATGGCAAACAGGCGGCCATAATGGCGCCGACAGACCTGCTCGCCCGGCAGCACTATGAGTCCACCCGGCGATATCTCGTCGACAGCCGCGTTCGATTCGCCCTGCTCACCGGCCGACTGACCGCCGCCGAGCGCAAGGCCATTTACGCGAAAATCGACGCCGGAGAACTGGACCTGCTGATCGGCACGCACGCGCTCATTCAGGACTCCGTCCGACTCACGAACCTCGGTCTCGCCGTCGTCGACGAGCAGCATCGCTTCGGCGTCCGCCAGCGCGCCTCCATCCGCGGAAAGGGGCTTGACCCGCACTATCTCATCATGACCGCCACGCCGATCCCGCGTACGCTGGCCATGACCGTCTTCGGCGATCTGGATATCACCACCATCGATGAAATGCCCCCGGGCCGTGTGCCCATCGTCACTCGCGTCTGCCCGCCGAGCGAAGCGGGCACGGCATGGGACTTTGTTCGATCGCGGATCGCCCTCGGCGAACAAGCCTATGTCGTCTACCCGCTGGTCGACGAGACCGACGGCTCACAGCTTCGCGACGCCACCACAGAGTATGAACGCCTCAGCAAGAGCGAGTTCGCCGGCATGCGCGTCGGCCTGGTCCATGGTCGCCTGGAGAATCGCAAGCGCGAAGCGGTCATGGCCGACTTCGTCGCCGGCCGTGTGCAGGTACTCGTGTCCACCACGGTGATCGAGGTCGGCATCGACGTGCCACAGGCGACCTGCATGATCGTCGAGCACGCCGAGCGCTACGGCCTCTCGCAGCTCCACCAGCTTCGCGGGCGCGTCGGTCGCGGCGGCGCTCGCGGCTACTGCTTTCTGATGACACAGAGCCAGACCGCACAAAACGAGCGCCTCGCCGTCCTTGCAAGGACGACGGATGGATTCAAAATAGCCGAAGAGGACCTGCGCCTGCGCGGCCCCGGCGAACTGCTCGGCACTCGGCAGCACGGACTGCCCGACCTCCGCGTCGCCGATCTGCTTCGCGATGGCGACCTGCTCCGGCTGGCCCAACGGGATGCGGCGCAGATCATCAGGTCTGATCCGGCCCTGGCCTCGGCCCGGCATGCGGCGCTGAAGGCTATGATCCGGCAAAAGTTCGCCGATGTGGTCGGCTCGCTTAGCGCCGGCTGA
- a CDS encoding DUF5110 domain-containing protein, whose protein sequence is MKVLLGRTWTPAYRCIVMAMLTIAIAAMSAAAWPIERTTFEAGGSVLKIEILDDDLAHFELTTQPGSPDSRIDTSPMVDKKDYDGPTAPIRRESGILETRNLRIEVNAESLGITVSQRARLGERRIVGFSGAHLGGEDAVLSIDAPDMTHAYGLGEQFFDPPSANSNWVGRQRTPGCKFGNRQVPYLGGAVGNNTFPILYAMGEGNTCFAVFVDDVRAQSWDLASQPWQVKTSSPALRWYLLDGPDLPDLRRDYMELVGRPPVPPKKAFGLWVSEYGYEDWAEMESKLESLRKHNFPVDGFVLDLQWFGGLEPGGEKSKMGCLEWDRKRFPRPHAKLHALARKSGVGVVVIEESYISRGLPDHQNLAKKGYLVGSGTSEPIFLKSWWGHGGMLDWLNPAAADYWHDTKRQALVVDGVLGHWTDLGEPEDYSADGIYNGEMRHADAHNLYNLSWAESIARGYQRNKSKRRPWILSRSGTSGIQRHGAAMWSGDTGSNMASLTEQANVQTNMSLSGIDYFGSDIGGFHRSAIDGDVDDLYTKWFADSSLTDVPVRPHTSNRKNQHETAPDRIGDMASNLANIRLRYELIPYLYSLAHRAYRFGEPVFPPLFYFYADNQRARDNCVQKMIGDGLMVVLNHEYGENKQHFELPVGTWFDWHHDTRILSTDGLSGSHRPYFDGRLRLPLFARAGAIIPMMYVDDQTMNALGMRKDGSRRDELIVRVFAGGSSSFTLYEDDGETVAYQQGEVRSTIIKQASTADGVTVTIAASKGTYKGAIEKRANVVRITTDGRPQCAGVTLNGKALKRLRNAAELDKAAEGWCQPERFVILAKTAVLPVTKKKLLAFALTSD, encoded by the coding sequence ATGAAGGTATTACTTGGTCGCACATGGACGCCTGCCTATCGCTGTATCGTCATGGCGATGCTGACGATTGCCATTGCGGCGATGTCCGCGGCGGCATGGCCCATTGAGCGGACGACCTTCGAGGCAGGCGGCAGCGTCCTGAAGATCGAGATTCTCGACGACGATCTCGCTCACTTCGAATTGACGACCCAGCCCGGTTCTCCCGACAGCCGCATCGACACGTCGCCGATGGTTGATAAAAAGGATTACGACGGGCCGACTGCCCCCATCCGCCGCGAGTCGGGGATCCTCGAAACCAGGAACCTGCGCATCGAAGTAAACGCGGAATCCCTCGGCATCACAGTTTCGCAGCGAGCGAGGCTCGGCGAACGGCGCATCGTCGGCTTCAGCGGTGCGCATCTCGGCGGTGAGGATGCCGTGCTGAGCATCGATGCGCCGGATATGACTCATGCCTACGGACTCGGCGAGCAATTTTTCGATCCGCCTTCCGCCAATTCGAACTGGGTCGGCAGGCAGCGCACGCCGGGCTGTAAATTCGGCAACAGGCAGGTGCCGTATCTCGGCGGGGCGGTTGGCAATAACACCTTTCCGATTCTCTATGCGATGGGCGAGGGCAATACATGCTTCGCCGTCTTCGTCGATGACGTCCGCGCTCAGTCGTGGGACCTCGCTTCGCAGCCGTGGCAGGTGAAGACCTCGTCGCCGGCTTTGCGCTGGTATCTGCTCGACGGTCCCGATCTGCCGGACCTGCGGCGCGACTACATGGAACTCGTCGGCCGCCCGCCGGTCCCGCCGAAGAAGGCGTTCGGGCTGTGGGTCTCTGAGTACGGCTACGAGGACTGGGCCGAAATGGAGTCCAAGCTTGAATCGCTGCGCAAGCACAACTTTCCCGTGGATGGCTTCGTGCTCGATCTTCAATGGTTCGGCGGTCTGGAGCCGGGCGGCGAGAAGAGCAAGATGGGCTGTCTCGAATGGGACAGGAAGCGTTTTCCTCGACCGCATGCCAAGCTGCACGCGCTGGCGAGGAAGTCCGGCGTCGGCGTCGTCGTGATAGAAGAGTCGTACATTTCGCGGGGCTTGCCGGATCATCAAAACCTTGCGAAGAAGGGATACCTCGTCGGCAGCGGGACCAGCGAGCCGATCTTCCTGAAGAGCTGGTGGGGGCACGGCGGGATGCTGGACTGGCTGAACCCTGCGGCCGCCGACTATTGGCACGACACGAAGCGTCAGGCGCTCGTCGTTGACGGCGTGCTCGGTCACTGGACGGACCTCGGCGAGCCGGAGGACTACTCAGCCGACGGCATCTACAACGGCGAAATGCGCCACGCGGACGCGCACAACCTCTACAACCTCTCCTGGGCGGAGAGCATCGCCCGCGGATACCAGCGGAATAAGTCGAAGCGGCGGCCGTGGATTCTCTCGCGATCGGGCACGTCTGGCATTCAGCGCCACGGCGCGGCCATGTGGTCCGGCGATACCGGCTCGAACATGGCCAGTCTCACCGAGCAGGCCAACGTGCAGACGAACATGTCGCTCTCGGGGATCGATTACTTCGGCTCCGACATCGGCGGCTTCCACCGCAGCGCGATCGACGGTGACGTCGACGATCTCTACACAAAGTGGTTCGCCGATTCATCGCTCACTGATGTCCCGGTCCGCCCGCACACGTCGAACAGGAAAAACCAACACGAGACAGCGCCGGACCGCATCGGCGACATGGCGAGTAACCTGGCCAATATCCGACTGCGATACGAACTGATTCCCTATCTTTACAGTCTCGCTCACCGCGCCTATCGCTTCGGCGAGCCGGTCTTCCCTCCGCTGTTTTATTTCTACGCCGACAATCAAAGGGCCCGCGACAACTGCGTTCAGAAAATGATCGGCGACGGTCTGATGGTTGTGCTTAATCATGAATACGGCGAGAACAAGCAGCATTTCGAGCTTCCCGTGGGCACCTGGTTTGATTGGCATCACGATACGCGAATTCTCTCGACCGACGGCCTGTCAGGCAGCCATCGGCCATACTTCGACGGTCGTCTGAGGTTGCCGCTGTTTGCCCGGGCAGGCGCGATCATTCCCATGATGTACGTCGACGATCAGACGATGAACGCCCTCGGGATGCGCAAGGACGGTTCGCGGCGGGACGAACTCATCGTTCGTGTTTTTGCAGGAGGATCATCGAGCTTTACGCTCTATGAAGACGACGGTGAGACCGTCGCGTATCAGCAGGGCGAGGTCCGCAGCACGATCATAAAGCAGGCGTCGACCGCCGACGGCGTGACGGTGACCATCGCGGCCTCCAAGGGCACCTACAAAGGGGCAATCGAGAAGCGGGCCAACGTCGTACGTATCACGACCGATGGTCGGCCGCAGTGCGCCGGCGTCACCCTGAACGGCAAGGCGCTCAAACGGCTTCGCAACGCGGCCGAACTCGACAAGGCTGCCGAGGGCTGGTGCCAGCCCGAGCGATTCGTCATCCTCGCGAAGACGGCGGTCTTGCCGGTGACAAAGAAAAAGTTGCTCGCCTTCGCGCTCACCTCGGACTAA
- a CDS encoding sugar kinase yields MSLLATGTIGIDTVETPYGIARDVLGGSAGYFTLGASLLTSVRLVGVVGEDFPTDFLQVFKDRDIDLSGLETRAGAKTFRWHGKYVGDMSSAESLRTDLNVVGEAPPRIPDHFTDSGFVFLANTHPAIQRAFIAQLKAPKLIVCDTMNLWINEHRDELLKTLGEVDGIILNDGEARLLSGKDDLVTAGMEVLKMGPIFAVIKKGEHGALLVSEDEAYTLPAYPTRQVKDPTGAGDSFAAGMMGHLAAIDRFDGPALKSAMARGACIASIAIEDFSMRSISAATPAEVEKRLAQYKSMLSFD; encoded by the coding sequence ATGTCACTACTCGCCACTGGAACGATTGGGATCGACACCGTCGAAACGCCGTACGGCATCGCACGCGACGTCCTGGGAGGGTCAGCCGGATATTTCACCTTGGGGGCGAGCCTACTGACGTCGGTGCGGCTGGTCGGTGTGGTCGGAGAGGACTTCCCGACTGATTTCCTGCAAGTGTTCAAGGACCGCGATATTGATCTATCGGGGCTGGAGACCCGCGCCGGCGCCAAGACGTTTCGCTGGCACGGAAAGTACGTCGGCGACATGAGCAGTGCGGAGAGCCTGCGTACCGATTTGAACGTGGTGGGGGAGGCCCCGCCGAGGATTCCCGATCACTTCACCGATTCGGGATTCGTCTTCCTCGCCAATACACATCCCGCCATTCAGCGAGCCTTCATCGCTCAACTCAAAGCGCCGAAGTTGATCGTCTGCGACACGATGAACCTGTGGATCAACGAGCATCGCGACGAACTCCTGAAGACGCTGGGCGAGGTCGACGGCATCATCCTGAACGACGGCGAAGCGCGGCTGCTATCAGGCAAGGACGACCTGGTGACCGCGGGTATGGAAGTGCTCAAGATGGGCCCGATCTTCGCCGTCATCAAAAAGGGCGAGCACGGAGCGCTGCTGGTCTCGGAAGATGAGGCCTACACGCTTCCGGCCTATCCGACCCGACAGGTGAAGGATCCAACCGGGGCGGGCGACAGCTTTGCCGCGGGGATGATGGGCCATCTGGCGGCCATCGACCGGTTTGACGGCCCGGCCTTGAAGAGCGCGATGGCGCGCGGGGCATGCATCGCGTCGATCGCCATCGAGGATTTTTCGATGCGATCGATTTCCGCCGCGACCCCGGCAGAAGTCGAAAAACGCCTGGCCCAATACAAGTCGATGTTGAGCTTCGACTGA
- a CDS encoding Flp family type IVb pilin — protein sequence MNGLRDKFRQFVTEDSGATATEYAVMLALIFLVVIGAVAVLGTKVSSTFVDAESGF from the coding sequence ATGAACGGGCTTCGCGATAAGTTCAGACAATTCGTCACGGAAGACTCGGGAGCGACAGCGACGGAGTACGCCGTCATGCTGGCGCTCATTTTCCTCGTCGTCATCGGCGCCGTGGCCGTACTGGGGACCAAGGTCTCATCGACCTTCGTTGATGCGGAGAGCGGATTCTGA
- a CDS encoding MBL fold metallo-hydrolase: MRNVAKDVWQIDGFPSNAINAYLVGDILIDCGTRWDVRRFLKALAGIDLKLVALTHCHPDHQGAAKAICEKFGVPLACHELDKDAMEGRTRMVPDGAMIRVSSRMFSGPPHKVDRVLHDGGMVGPLRVIHAPGHTPGHCMFFREEDRLLIAGDAAINMNLLTLWPGLHTPPNFFCVDPAENRRSIRRIGELEPRTILFGHGPPLSNMRKLSRFLDRLPL, from the coding sequence ATGAGAAACGTCGCAAAAGACGTCTGGCAGATCGACGGCTTTCCCTCCAACGCGATCAACGCCTATCTCGTTGGCGATATCCTGATCGACTGCGGCACGCGTTGGGACGTCCGGCGATTCTTGAAGGCCCTGGCCGGCATCGACCTGAAGCTGGTCGCGCTGACCCACTGCCACCCGGACCATCAGGGCGCGGCAAAGGCGATCTGCGAGAAATTCGGCGTGCCGCTGGCCTGTCACGAGCTTGACAAAGACGCCATGGAGGGCCGCACACGGATGGTCCCCGACGGAGCGATGATCCGCGTTTCGAGCAGAATGTTCTCCGGCCCGCCGCACAAGGTCGATCGCGTTCTTCACGACGGCGGGATGGTCGGCCCGCTTCGCGTCATTCACGCGCCGGGCCACACGCCGGGGCATTGCATGTTTTTCCGCGAGGAGGATCGGCTCCTGATCGCTGGAGACGCGGCGATCAACATGAACCTGCTGACGCTCTGGCCGGGCCTTCATACGCCGCCGAACTTCTTCTGCGTGGACCCTGCCGAGAACCGCCGCTCGATTCGCAGGATCGGCGAGCTTGAGCCGCGCACGATCCTCTTCGGCCACGGCCCGCCGCTGTCCAACATGAGGAAGCTGAGCCGCTTTCTCGACCGCCTGCCGCTGTGA